From the genome of Papilio machaon chromosome 9, ilPapMach1.1, whole genome shotgun sequence, one region includes:
- the LOC106712830 gene encoding valacyclovir hydrolase isoform X2: MSKLKMQEEKVKVGNYNINYVKVGNGPHNVFCMPGALGTIWSDFKLQLEGLNRDKFTILAWDPVGYGKSRPPEKEFTPDFYEKDADIAAQLLKQLRIPKFSILGWSDGGISGMILAAKYPSVVNKLVIWGSNSFMLPHEVEALKKIRDVKTWSEKMREPMIKAYGEEKFAQYWARWVDGMVAIAQAQDGNICNEIVKNIKCPTFILHGEKDPLVDNVHVSHLHTHIEGSRIHLYPEGKHNIHIRYADDFNKKVQDFLLFPN; the protein is encoded by the exons ATGTCAAAACTCAAAATGCAG GAAGAAAAAGTGAAAGTaggcaattataatataaattatgttaaagtgGGAAATGGTCCacataatgtattttgtatgCCGGGTGCACTGGGAACAATATGGTCTGATTTCAAACTGCAACTGGAAGGACTGAATAGAGATAAATTCACAATATTAGCATGGGACCCTGTGGGCTATGGGAAAAGTAGACCCCCAGAAAAAGAATTTACTCCTGATTTTTATGAGAAAGATGCAGACATTGCGGCACAGCTTCTTAAG CAACTAAGAATAccaaaattttcaatattaggATGGAGTGATGGAGGAATAAGTGGTATGATCCTAGCTGCCAAATACCCCAGTGTTGTTAACAAGCTTGTGATATGGGGAAGCAATTCATTTATGTTGCCACATGAAGTTGAAgcattaaaaa AGATTAGAGATGTCAAAACATGGTCAGAAAAGATGCGTGAACCAATGATAAAAGCTTACGGGGAGGAGAAGTTTGCTCAGTACTGGGCAAGATGGGTAGATGGTATGGTGGCAATAGCACAAGCTCAAGATGGCAATATATGCAATGAGATTGTAAAAAACATCAAGTGCCCCACATTTATACTGCACGGGGAAAAGGATCCTCTGGTTGATAATGTCCATGTATCACATCTACATACACATATAGAAGGATCcag aatccATTTATACCCAGAAGGCAAACATAATATACACATACGTTACGCcgatgattttaataaaaaggttcaagattttttactatttccTAACTGA
- the LOC106712830 gene encoding valacyclovir hydrolase isoform X1, with the protein MLLTISNKINCLTKLIPPRLYNAFLSTAVTAKEEKVKVGNYNINYVKVGNGPHNVFCMPGALGTIWSDFKLQLEGLNRDKFTILAWDPVGYGKSRPPEKEFTPDFYEKDADIAAQLLKQLRIPKFSILGWSDGGISGMILAAKYPSVVNKLVIWGSNSFMLPHEVEALKKIRDVKTWSEKMREPMIKAYGEEKFAQYWARWVDGMVAIAQAQDGNICNEIVKNIKCPTFILHGEKDPLVDNVHVSHLHTHIEGSRIHLYPEGKHNIHIRYADDFNKKVQDFLLFPN; encoded by the exons atgctTTTAActataagtaacaaaataaattgtcttaCAAAGCTAATACCTCCAAGACTCTATAATGCTTTTTTATCCACTGCTGTGACTGCCAAG GAAGAAAAAGTGAAAGTaggcaattataatataaattatgttaaagtgGGAAATGGTCCacataatgtattttgtatgCCGGGTGCACTGGGAACAATATGGTCTGATTTCAAACTGCAACTGGAAGGACTGAATAGAGATAAATTCACAATATTAGCATGGGACCCTGTGGGCTATGGGAAAAGTAGACCCCCAGAAAAAGAATTTACTCCTGATTTTTATGAGAAAGATGCAGACATTGCGGCACAGCTTCTTAAG CAACTAAGAATAccaaaattttcaatattaggATGGAGTGATGGAGGAATAAGTGGTATGATCCTAGCTGCCAAATACCCCAGTGTTGTTAACAAGCTTGTGATATGGGGAAGCAATTCATTTATGTTGCCACATGAAGTTGAAgcattaaaaa AGATTAGAGATGTCAAAACATGGTCAGAAAAGATGCGTGAACCAATGATAAAAGCTTACGGGGAGGAGAAGTTTGCTCAGTACTGGGCAAGATGGGTAGATGGTATGGTGGCAATAGCACAAGCTCAAGATGGCAATATATGCAATGAGATTGTAAAAAACATCAAGTGCCCCACATTTATACTGCACGGGGAAAAGGATCCTCTGGTTGATAATGTCCATGTATCACATCTACATACACATATAGAAGGATCcag aatccATTTATACCCAGAAGGCAAACATAATATACACATACGTTACGCcgatgattttaataaaaaggttcaagattttttactatttccTAACTGA